A single region of the Salmo salar chromosome ssa16, Ssal_v3.1, whole genome shotgun sequence genome encodes:
- the LOC106573793 gene encoding LOW QUALITY PROTEIN: solute carrier family 12 member 3 (The sequence of the model RefSeq protein was modified relative to this genomic sequence to represent the inferred CDS: inserted 2 bases in 1 codon; substituted 4 bases at 4 genomic stop codons) produces the protein MHTVGFTETVQALKKESGSSIVDPIIGICVIGVITVTCLLAMSLAGMEWESKGGPSPSAVDTASSYSHVTXLNKWRIKSLYQGVVTDDLHTGFQMLLQVGQLPNVLLMGLKRNLHEDRPSCIDSYIGILHDSFDLQYEVXGLRMRELTLGLRQAQKGVSTPVCTPANVLIDPDAMVTEPQPHTVFQSEQGENTIDVYWLFDDGGEFLTLLIPYLLTRKKCWVRCEVLVFVGGDILVKGGAKGRVIMALVGKFRLGFHDVKVLPDINGRPQHEHVRRFEDLIGTYKLNTDXKHAAEQMKQVCPWVVSGEEMERNKIINWDSRAQRAIRLNEVLQDYSRDAAMIVITMPVGRRGQYPSALCMAWLETRDSCPXLMVRGNQEHIFTVXCQ, from the exons ATGCACACAGTGGGCTTCACAGAGACTGTGCAAGCACTAAAGAAA GAGAGTGGTTCCAGCATAGTGGACCCCATCATTGGCATCTGCGTCATTGGAGTGATCACTGTCACATGTCTGCTGGCCATGTCATTGGCTGGGATGGAATGGGAGTCCAAG GGAGGGCCTTCTCCCTCAGCTGTGGACACTGCCAGTAGCTACAGTCATGTGACCTGACTGAACAAGTGGCGGATCAAGTCCTTGTATCAAGGTGTGGTGACAGATGACCTGCACACTGGGTTTCAGATGCTGCTCCAGGTGGGCCAACTTCCAA ATGTCCTCCTGATGGGGTTAAAAAGGAACTTgcat gaggacaGACCATCCTGCATTGACAGCTACATTGGCATTCTACA TGACTCATTTGACCTGCAGTATGAAGTGTGAGGGCTGCGGATGAGGGAGTTAACCCTTGGTTTGAGGCAAGCCCAGAAAGGGGTGTCAACACCTGTGTGCACccctgcaaatgtttt AATAGACCCTGATGCCATGGTGACTGAGCCTCAGCCTCATACTGTGTTTCAGTCCGAGCAGGGGGAAAATACCATTGATGTGTACTGGCTGTTCGATGATGGAGGTGAGTTTCTT ACATTGCTAATTCCCTACCTGCTCACACGTAAGAAGTGCTGGGTAAGGTGCGAGGTTCTCGTCTTTGTGGGCGGAGACATCCTAGTGAAGGGAGGAGCAAAGGGAAGAGTGA TCATGGCCCTCGTCGGCAAGTTCCGCCTTGGTTTCCATGACGTCAAAGTGCTGCCTGATATCAATGGAAGACCACAACATGAACA TGTGAGGAGGTTTGAGGATCTGATAGGGACCTACAAGCTGAACACCGACTAGAAGCATGCAGCTGAGCAGATGAAGCAGGTCTGTCCCTGGGTGGTGTCtggtgaggagatggagagaaataaGATCATTAACTGGGATTCGAGGGCCCAAAGGGCA ATTCGTCTGAATGAGGTTCTCCAAGATTACTCAAGGGATGCAGCCATGATTGTTAT AACCATGCCCGTGGGAAGGAGAGGGCAATATCCCAGTGCTCTGTGCATGGCTTGGCTGGAGACTCGTGACTCGTGCCC CTTAATGGTGAGGGGAAACCAAGAGCATATCTTCACCGTCTAATGTCAGTGA
- the LOC106573722 gene encoding homocysteine-responsive endoplasmic reticulum-resident ubiquitin-like domain member 1 protein: protein MDNTGFLRQKTIKLVIKTPNQAHGDQTIEGVDMDWTVKELKTHLSRMYPNNPAESDQRLIYSGKLLPDHLHVREIFRKTDLTPTVHLVCAVRTQPIGPLGARPKVRESEQQEAQTSAMPTGQNPEGASPAPSVPSEPELRQRRPPAPSHTPPAAAWPGTTTLVAAEMTNPTFPTYSLYSPQQLLWLQHMYARQYYMQYHAAYAAAAASVPFAPAAGPSLPVAPHQAAIPAALPANQNAQDAAFINPGAANQNLRMNAQGGPVMEDEEDIDRDWLDWVYTAARLGVFLSIVYFYSSLSRFVLVMSSLLLMYLHTAGWFPFRRRPLVRGPNNQVPDVIQNHQDRNPVPPTEDPAEEEGAGAEAELDEPHPLTAVLVPPHRVSIVWTAWIFFKAFFASLVPEGLAVAN, encoded by the exons atggaCAATACTGGTTTTCTTAGACAAAAAACGATCAAGCTTGTGATAAAAACACCTAATCAAGCCCACGGGGATCAAACGATTGAAGGAGTTGACATGGACTGGACAGTGAAAGAGTTGAAGACACATTTGTCGAGAATGTACCCAAACAACCCG GCTGAAAGTGATCAGAGACTAATTTACTCTGGCAAGCTGCTCCCAGACCACCTGCATGTAAGAGAGATTTTCAGAAAg ACGGACCTAACACCCACTGTGCACCTGGTGTGTGCAGTAAGGACTCAGCCTATAGGTCCGCTAGGAGCAAGGCCAAAG GTCAGGGAATCAGAGCAGCAAGAGGCACAAACCTCAGCCATGCCTACCGGTCAGAACCCAGAGGGTGCCTCCCCAGCCCCATCTGTGCCCAGTGAACCAGAACTGAGACAGCGCAGGCCCCCTGCCCCCTCTCACACCCCACCAGCAGCTGCATGGCCTGGCACTACAAC GCTAGTGGCAGCAGAGATGACAAACCCAACCTTCCCCACTTACTCCCTCTACAGCCCTCAACAGCTTCTCTGGCTGCAGCACATGTATGCTCGCCAGTACTACATGCAGTA CCATGCAGcctacgcagcagcagcagcctctgTCCCCTTTGCCCCAGCCGCCGGCCCATCCCTGCCTGTCGCACCCCACCAAGCCGCTATCCCAGCAGCCctgccagccaatcagaatgcgcAGGACGCCGCCTTCATCAACCCGGGAGCAGCCAATCAGAACCTGCGGATGAACGCCCAGGGCGGACCTGtgatggaggatgaggaggatatcGATCGTGATTGGCTTGACTGGGTGTACACGGCTGCACGTCTGGGTGTCTTCCTCAGCATCGTCTACTTCTACTCCAGCCTGAGCCGCTTCGTCCTGGTCATGAGCAGCCTCCTCCTTATGTACCT gcacaCAGCAGGCTGGTTCCCCTTCAGAAGAAGGCCCCTGGTCAGAGGTCCCAACAACCAGGTCCCCGACGTCATCCAGAACCACCAGGACAGGAACCCAGTTCCACCT acGGAGGACCCTGCAGAAGAAGAGGGGGCTGGGGCGGAGGCTGAGCTTGATGAACCACACCCCCTGACTGCAGTGCTGGTGCCTCCACACAGGGTGTCCATCGTTTGGACTGCCTGGATCTTTTTCAAAGCCTTCTTTGCCTCCCTCGTCCCAGAGGgcctagcagtggctaactga